In Symmachiella dynata, the following are encoded in one genomic region:
- a CDS encoding MGH1-like glycoside hydrolase domain-containing protein, translating into MSKNPELARLADHDAGTVDWKRWGTYLSDRAWGTVREDYSADGDAWNYFPHDHARSRVYRWNEDGIGGFCDQKQHLCLAVGLWNEKDPILKERMFGLSNLQGNHGEDVKEYYFFLDGTPTHSYMKMLYKYPQVEYPYEELVEVNGNRDQSQPEYELFDALHDEFLANRYFDVFIEYAKAGPEDILCRITAVNRGPDTAPIHILPHLWYRNTWSWETDQTRPAIQQVAPGVATTTHPEFDTRSWQIRASDGQSVDLLFTENETNFSRIDKSKNLSRYVKDGFHNALINGDSSAINRERGSKMTGHAHAMIPPGEEFVVELRLAPESSADPFEDFDAVFAARIAEADEFYEAMRPPTLSDDSQLVARQAFGSLLWSKQYYHFDVYRWLKGDPTQPTPPESRWKGRNWRWKQLHNADVILMPDTWEYPWYASWDLAFHCIAISHIDPAFAKQQLLMMGYEWYQHANGQYPAYEWNFDDVNPPVLCWAAWRVYQIELEQKGTGDTKFLKQMFQNGMLNFGYWVNRKDDSGRDIFGGGFLGMDNIGCFDRDKPLPDGGTLEQSDGTSWMALYCATMLNIASELAVEEPLYQNMAVKYFEHFLNIAHAMTNMDGAGINLWDTEDEFFYDVISLPSGESIPVKIHSMVGLVPLFAVFVESAEREQGKGLQKFNEAAKWFIGNRPDLLKNVAPVKEAGKNGAHILAILSTDRLTAVLRRMLDPEEFLSDYGIRSVSRYHLEHPYEFDAGGQKFEVKYTPAESDSRLFGGNSNWRGPIWFPVNYTIVRSLHEFSRYYGDDYKVECPTGSGVWMSLDEVAGELAQRLCNIFLRDAAQDGRRAVFGDNDYFQTDPHWRDYVHFSEYFNGDTGAGVGASHQTGWTALVVSLLYEYWKQHERG; encoded by the coding sequence ATGTCCAAGAATCCGGAACTCGCTCGACTTGCCGACCACGATGCTGGAACAGTCGATTGGAAACGTTGGGGAACATACCTCAGTGATCGGGCCTGGGGCACAGTCCGCGAAGATTATAGCGCCGACGGCGATGCTTGGAATTATTTCCCCCACGACCATGCCCGCAGTCGCGTCTACCGCTGGAACGAAGATGGTATCGGCGGGTTTTGCGATCAGAAACAACACCTCTGTCTCGCTGTGGGACTGTGGAACGAAAAAGATCCCATCTTGAAGGAGCGGATGTTTGGCCTGAGTAATCTGCAGGGGAACCATGGCGAAGACGTGAAGGAGTATTACTTCTTTCTGGATGGCACGCCGACGCACTCCTACATGAAGATGCTCTACAAATACCCGCAGGTGGAGTATCCCTACGAAGAACTGGTCGAGGTCAACGGAAACAGAGACCAGTCGCAACCGGAATACGAACTGTTTGACGCGTTGCACGATGAATTCTTGGCCAATCGCTATTTCGACGTGTTCATTGAATATGCCAAGGCGGGGCCTGAGGATATTCTCTGCCGCATCACCGCTGTGAACCGCGGACCCGATACAGCACCGATCCATATATTGCCACACCTGTGGTATCGCAACACCTGGTCCTGGGAAACGGATCAAACGCGCCCGGCGATTCAGCAAGTGGCGCCCGGCGTGGCGACGACCACACATCCGGAATTCGACACCCGCTCCTGGCAGATACGCGCCTCCGATGGTCAGTCGGTCGATCTGTTGTTCACTGAGAACGAAACCAATTTCAGCCGCATCGACAAATCCAAAAATCTCTCACGCTACGTCAAAGACGGATTTCACAACGCCCTCATCAACGGCGACAGCAGCGCCATCAATCGTGAGCGCGGCAGCAAAATGACCGGGCATGCCCATGCGATGATTCCGCCCGGCGAGGAATTTGTCGTCGAACTCCGCCTTGCACCGGAGTCATCGGCGGACCCGTTCGAGGATTTCGACGCCGTGTTCGCCGCTCGAATCGCCGAAGCGGATGAATTCTACGAGGCAATGCGACCGCCGACACTGTCTGACGATTCCCAGCTCGTGGCACGACAAGCCTTTGGCAGTTTGCTCTGGTCGAAACAGTACTACCACTTCGATGTGTACCGTTGGTTAAAAGGGGATCCCACGCAGCCGACGCCTCCCGAATCACGCTGGAAAGGCCGCAACTGGCGGTGGAAACAACTGCACAACGCCGATGTGATTTTGATGCCCGATACCTGGGAATACCCCTGGTATGCCTCGTGGGATTTGGCGTTTCATTGCATCGCCATTTCGCACATTGATCCCGCATTTGCGAAACAACAACTGTTGATGATGGGCTACGAATGGTACCAGCATGCCAACGGTCAGTATCCGGCCTACGAATGGAACTTCGACGACGTCAATCCGCCCGTGCTTTGCTGGGCGGCGTGGCGGGTCTATCAGATTGAATTGGAACAAAAAGGAACCGGCGACACCAAGTTTTTGAAGCAGATGTTCCAGAACGGCATGTTGAATTTCGGTTATTGGGTAAATCGCAAAGACGACAGCGGGCGGGATATTTTTGGCGGTGGTTTTTTGGGGATGGACAACATTGGTTGTTTCGACCGCGACAAACCGCTGCCCGATGGGGGAACCTTGGAACAGAGCGATGGCACGAGTTGGATGGCCCTCTACTGTGCGACCATGCTCAACATCGCCTCCGAACTGGCTGTCGAGGAACCGCTCTATCAAAACATGGCGGTCAAGTACTTCGAACACTTCCTCAACATCGCCCATGCCATGACCAACATGGATGGCGCTGGAATCAATTTGTGGGATACCGAGGACGAATTCTTTTACGACGTGATCTCGTTGCCCAGTGGAGAATCGATTCCGGTCAAAATTCACTCGATGGTCGGCTTGGTGCCATTGTTCGCTGTCTTTGTCGAGTCGGCGGAACGCGAGCAGGGAAAGGGATTGCAGAAGTTTAACGAAGCGGCAAAATGGTTTATTGGCAACCGGCCCGACCTGCTAAAAAACGTTGCACCGGTGAAGGAGGCTGGAAAAAACGGAGCGCACATCCTGGCGATTTTGTCCACAGATCGACTCACAGCGGTGTTGCGGCGGATGCTCGATCCGGAGGAGTTCTTATCGGATTACGGGATACGATCCGTCTCGCGTTACCATTTGGAGCATCCTTACGAATTCGATGCCGGCGGGCAGAAGTTTGAGGTCAAGTATACGCCGGCTGAGTCCGATAGTCGGTTATTCGGCGGCAATTCCAACTGGCGGGGCCCGATTTGGTTTCCGGTGAATTACACCATCGTCCGTTCGCTACACGAGTTTTCACGCTATTACGGTGACGACTACAAAGTCGAATGTCCGACCGGTTCCGGTGTCTGGATGAGTCTCGACGAAGTCGCCGGCGAACTGGCGCAACGGTTATGCAACATTTTTCTGCGCGACGCAGCGCAAGACGGACGCCGGGCGGTGTTTGGCGACAACGACTATTTTCAAACGGATCCCCACTGGCGGGACTACGTCCATTTTTCGGAATACTTCAACGGCGACACGGGTGCCGGTGTCGGTGCGAGTCATCAAACCGGTTGGACGGCCCTGGTCGTTTCGTTGCTCTATGAATATTGGAAACAACATGAGCGCGGTTGA
- a CDS encoding DUF4340 domain-containing protein — protein MNETLRTLAFVGVAVVSLLVAVFAAPTINDPLADMNLGSEFYPDFKDSTKAASLSVVVFNEDTARRQQFIVENKDGVWSIPSHNDYPADAAERLANTAASLIGIKRDGFQSQLVDSHEALGVVDPLDDDAPTLKGRGDRLILKDADGNKLVDFIIGKQVEGRDGYYYVRKEGSNAVYIAKMDVDLSTKFSDWVETDLLKMNRDELTSVVIHDYSIDENSGTLKEGETSELSHAKASDPWTLAGLDAETQELDVAKVTAMISAMDELKLIGVRPKPEGLSNDLKLSKDAAPRTREAFNDLISRGFFPTEQGLKSNEGELVVTTNKGVEYVLRFGEIFTGSDLEIEAGLEKDAKQAKADGEKKAEGDDADKANDDKPEVEEEKLQGRFLFAFARFDEAALGPKPVEPEKPAEPAAEEKTDDKPPAEKEDDKKPEAPADDDQPADADATDEKPEDAKSEDDTPADDADADAEKEKEADKPTEKSAEQAAADAAKAQAEYEQAMAKYKTDLAAYEKKAQEGRKEVEELNRRFADWYYVISEEDFKKIRLHRDELAKPKTPAGEAGNLQSPLNGGGLPPLN, from the coding sequence ATGAACGAAACCCTACGAACATTAGCGTTTGTCGGTGTGGCCGTCGTTTCCCTCTTGGTGGCGGTATTTGCCGCGCCAACAATCAACGACCCCTTGGCCGATATGAACTTGGGCAGCGAGTTTTACCCCGACTTTAAGGATTCCACCAAGGCAGCTTCGCTGTCGGTGGTGGTCTTCAATGAAGACACGGCTCGTCGGCAGCAATTCATTGTGGAAAACAAAGATGGTGTCTGGTCGATTCCCTCGCACAACGACTATCCCGCCGATGCCGCTGAGCGGTTGGCCAATACGGCGGCGTCGCTAATTGGCATCAAGCGAGACGGTTTCCAAAGCCAATTGGTTGACAGCCACGAAGCACTGGGTGTCGTCGATCCGCTGGATGATGACGCACCAACACTCAAAGGCCGCGGCGACCGGTTAATCCTCAAAGACGCCGACGGGAACAAGCTGGTCGACTTCATCATCGGCAAACAGGTGGAAGGCCGCGACGGGTATTACTACGTCCGCAAAGAGGGCTCCAACGCCGTTTACATTGCCAAAATGGATGTCGACTTGTCGACGAAGTTCTCCGATTGGGTGGAAACCGATTTGTTGAAGATGAATCGCGACGAACTGACGTCGGTGGTGATTCACGATTATTCGATCGACGAAAATAGCGGTACGTTGAAAGAGGGAGAAACCAGCGAGCTTTCGCATGCGAAGGCGAGCGATCCCTGGACGCTGGCCGGCCTGGACGCCGAAACGCAGGAACTGGATGTGGCGAAGGTCACTGCGATGATCTCTGCCATGGATGAGTTGAAACTCATCGGCGTGCGTCCCAAGCCTGAAGGGCTGAGCAACGACCTGAAGTTGAGCAAAGATGCCGCACCCCGCACGCGGGAGGCGTTCAACGACTTGATTAGCCGCGGATTCTTTCCGACCGAACAAGGCTTAAAATCGAACGAAGGCGAACTGGTCGTCACCACCAACAAGGGTGTGGAGTACGTGCTGCGGTTTGGCGAGATCTTCACCGGTTCGGATCTGGAGATCGAAGCGGGTCTTGAAAAGGATGCCAAACAGGCCAAGGCGGACGGCGAGAAAAAGGCCGAGGGCGATGACGCTGACAAGGCGAACGATGACAAGCCGGAAGTCGAAGAAGAGAAACTGCAGGGGCGGTTCTTGTTCGCCTTTGCCCGTTTCGACGAAGCGGCTTTAGGTCCCAAGCCGGTTGAACCGGAGAAACCAGCGGAACCTGCTGCCGAAGAAAAAACGGACGATAAACCGCCGGCAGAAAAAGAAGACGACAAAAAACCAGAGGCTCCTGCGGACGACGATCAACCGGCCGATGCAGACGCAACGGATGAGAAACCTGAGGACGCGAAGTCTGAGGACGACACACCGGCCGACGATGCGGACGCGGACGCTGAGAAAGAAAAAGAGGCGGACAAGCCGACGGAGAAATCTGCCGAACAAGCCGCCGCCGATGCCGCCAAAGCGCAAGCGGAATACGAACAGGCGATGGCGAAGTACAAGACCGACCTGGCCGCTTATGAGAAGAAGGCTCAGGAGGGGCGTAAAGAGGTGGAAGAACTCAACCGCCGCTTCGCTGATTGGTACTATGTGATCTCCGAAGAGGACTTCAAGAAGATCCGCCTGCACCGGGACGAACTGGCTAAGCCCAAGACGCCCGCTGGTGAAGCAGGCAACCTCCAATCGCCGCTGAATGGCGGCGGACTGCCTCCCTTGAATTAG
- a CDS encoding SDR family NAD(P)-dependent oxidoreductase yields the protein MSLKGKVAIVTGGNSGIGLAIVLELARQGANIVIDYISHPEATEALEKQVVALGDQAIGVDADVSKVADLEKLVAAAVKQFGRVDIMVNNAGVETRTSVLDTTEAQYEKVLEINLKSAFFGTQIAAKQMIKQGDGGRIINITSVHEDWPMPGNTAYCLAKGGMRMLTRTAGVELAPHNICVVGVGPGAVATPINLSTMTDPALMKKLDDAIPLGRMAQPEEIASVVGFLAGDGASYVTATTVFADGGIKQSSPGL from the coding sequence ATGAGCTTAAAAGGAAAAGTCGCCATCGTCACCGGCGGCAACAGCGGCATCGGACTGGCGATCGTTTTGGAATTGGCTCGGCAAGGTGCCAATATAGTGATCGATTACATCTCGCACCCCGAAGCAACCGAGGCGCTGGAAAAACAAGTCGTCGCGCTGGGCGATCAAGCCATTGGTGTCGACGCCGACGTCAGCAAAGTCGCCGACCTGGAGAAGCTGGTCGCCGCTGCGGTCAAGCAGTTTGGTCGGGTCGATATTATGGTCAATAATGCCGGTGTCGAAACACGAACGTCGGTGCTGGACACAACGGAAGCCCAATACGAGAAGGTCCTGGAGATCAATCTGAAAAGCGCGTTCTTCGGCACGCAGATCGCCGCCAAGCAAATGATCAAGCAAGGCGACGGCGGACGCATTATCAACATCACGTCTGTGCATGAAGATTGGCCGATGCCCGGCAATACTGCCTATTGCCTCGCCAAAGGGGGCATGCGGATGCTGACCCGAACCGCCGGTGTGGAGTTGGCGCCGCACAACATTTGCGTTGTTGGCGTCGGACCGGGAGCAGTGGCCACGCCGATTAATCTCTCCACAATGACCGATCCGGCCCTGATGAAAAAGCTGGACGATGCGATTCCACTCGGCCGCATGGCACAGCCGGAAGAGATCGCCTCTGTCGTGGGCTTTCTTGCCGGCGACGGCGCTAGCTATGTGACAGCCACCACGGTGTTCGCCGACGGCGGCATCAAACAAAGCAGCCCTGGTTTGTAA
- a CDS encoding GMC oxidoreductase, whose translation MAENYDVIIIGSGAGGGTLARQLAPSGKKILILERGGWLKREPENWLSEEVFVKNRYVSPDIWHDKNGKPFQPGVHYFVGGATKMYGAALYRLRAEDFGELQHQDGLSPAWPISYDELEPYYTQAEQMYQVHGARGEDPTEPPASAPYPHPPVSHEPRIAQLADDLTQAGYRPFHSPCGIMLDETRMPFSRCVRCMDCDGFPCLVHAKSDAEVLGVRPALEHPNVTLLIDAMALKLETNPAGTAATGVVVEHAGQQEVFQAGTVVVSCGAANSAKLLLMSANDKHPRGLANGSDQVGRNYMFHNSQAVLALSKEPNPTVYQKTLGLNDFYFGMEGYEFPMGNIQMVGKSQAPMFRGEKPIETALAPQWTLEMVAKHSVDFWLSTEDLPRADNRVTVDAAGNITLNYTKTNQLSAETLYKKLKSMLNSLGMHEHLIPRNLYMKNEIDIGGVAHQAGTCRFGNDPKSSVLDANCKAHELDNLYVVDTSFFPSIGAVNPALTAMANALRVGEHLLPRL comes from the coding sequence ATGGCCGAGAACTACGATGTGATCATCATTGGCAGCGGTGCTGGGGGCGGAACTCTGGCCCGCCAACTTGCGCCCTCCGGCAAAAAGATATTGATTTTAGAACGCGGCGGCTGGCTGAAACGCGAACCGGAAAACTGGTTGAGCGAAGAAGTCTTCGTCAAAAACCGCTATGTCTCCCCCGACATTTGGCACGATAAAAACGGCAAGCCCTTTCAACCCGGCGTGCACTATTTTGTCGGGGGCGCGACCAAAATGTATGGAGCTGCCCTCTATCGGTTGCGCGCCGAGGACTTCGGCGAGCTGCAACACCAAGACGGACTCTCCCCCGCATGGCCGATTTCGTATGACGAATTAGAGCCGTACTACACCCAAGCCGAGCAGATGTATCAGGTGCATGGGGCCCGCGGCGAGGATCCGACCGAGCCGCCGGCCAGCGCGCCGTACCCGCATCCCCCCGTATCACACGAACCACGCATCGCACAATTGGCTGACGATCTGACCCAGGCTGGATATCGGCCGTTTCATTCCCCTTGCGGCATCATGCTCGACGAAACACGCATGCCCTTTAGCCGCTGCGTCCGCTGCATGGATTGCGACGGCTTTCCCTGTTTGGTGCACGCCAAAAGCGATGCCGAGGTGCTCGGCGTGCGGCCGGCGCTGGAACATCCCAACGTCACCTTGCTCATCGATGCCATGGCCCTCAAGTTGGAAACCAATCCCGCCGGCACCGCCGCAACGGGCGTCGTCGTGGAGCACGCGGGCCAACAAGAAGTCTTTCAAGCCGGCACGGTCGTCGTTTCTTGTGGAGCGGCCAACTCGGCAAAACTGCTGTTGATGTCGGCCAACGACAAACATCCCCGCGGCTTAGCGAACGGCTCCGATCAAGTCGGCCGGAACTATATGTTCCATAACAGCCAAGCCGTATTGGCGCTCTCCAAAGAACCCAACCCCACGGTCTACCAAAAGACACTGGGCTTGAACGACTTCTATTTTGGCATGGAGGGTTACGAGTTTCCCATGGGGAATATTCAAATGGTGGGAAAATCTCAGGCCCCCATGTTCCGCGGCGAAAAGCCGATCGAGACCGCCCTGGCGCCGCAGTGGACGCTGGAAATGGTCGCCAAGCATTCCGTCGATTTTTGGTTGTCGACCGAAGACCTCCCACGGGCCGACAACCGCGTGACGGTCGATGCCGCAGGAAATATCACGCTCAATTACACAAAGACCAACCAACTCTCCGCGGAGACGTTGTATAAAAAACTCAAGTCGATGCTCAATAGCCTGGGCATGCACGAGCATTTGATTCCCCGCAATCTGTATATGAAAAACGAGATCGACATCGGCGGCGTGGCCCATCAAGCAGGCACATGCCGTTTCGGCAACGACCCTAAATCTTCGGTGCTTGACGCCAACTGCAAAGCGCACGAACTCGACAATCTGTACGTCGTCGACACCAGTTTCTTCCCGAGCATCGGCGCCGTAAACCCCGCGCTCACGGCAATGGCCAACGCGCTGCGGGTGGGGGAACATTTACTCCCGCGGCTCTGA
- the glgX gene encoding glycogen debranching protein GlgX: MSAVETTVGRSSPIGATVENGGVNFCLYSKHATGVDLLLFDKANDARPAQTITLDPASNKTYHYWHVFVPGIGAGQLYGYKVSGPDEPTAGLRFDTTKLLVDPYALATANTENYDRARAADDGDNMAVAIKSVVVDPADYDWEGDEPLNRPFIDEAIYELHVAGFTQNPNSAIAAKKRGTFAGLIEKVPYLVELGIKTVELMPVQQFDPQASPTGTNYWGYQPLAWFAPHQAYSSQPGVLAAVTEFRDLVKALHRADIEVILDVVFNHTAEGNTSGPTLSLRGIDNPTYYILDPANPANYVDDTGCGNTVSGNKSVVRRMILDCLRHWVEHMHVDGFRFDLAASLSRGEDGEPLAHPPILLDIEVDPVLAGTTIIAEAWDAAGLYQLAHFGTDRWAVWNGAFRDHVRRFLKGDTGTVDKLADNLVASANLFHEPDRLPNRSVNFITAHDGFTLNDLVSYEEKHNEANGEQNRDGSNDNFSWNCGAEGITDDATIEALRQRQSKNFLTILLMSEGRPMLAMGDEVRRTQQGNNNAYCQNNEISWFDWDDVDRHADIRRFVGKLLHFHQNLVIFRDHIYWGHNGNSMIRWHGVRLGEPDWGEDSHAIAYELTHDETGDHVHVILNAYWKPLDFQLPPTAAGREWRRVVDTAFESPQDFCDPPAVLPNGQSQYACQARSSVVLVSVTV; encoded by the coding sequence ATGAGCGCGGTTGAGACGACGGTCGGTCGCTCATCACCGATCGGTGCGACCGTTGAGAACGGTGGGGTGAATTTTTGCCTCTACTCCAAACATGCCACGGGCGTTGACCTGCTGTTGTTCGACAAGGCAAACGACGCCCGCCCCGCGCAGACGATCACGCTCGATCCCGCATCGAACAAGACCTACCATTACTGGCATGTCTTTGTGCCGGGAATCGGAGCGGGACAACTGTACGGCTACAAGGTCTCCGGCCCCGACGAGCCGACCGCAGGGTTACGGTTTGATACGACCAAGCTGCTTGTCGATCCCTATGCGCTAGCGACGGCAAATACTGAAAACTACGACCGCGCCCGAGCCGCCGACGATGGTGACAACATGGCCGTCGCCATCAAGAGCGTGGTCGTCGATCCGGCGGACTATGATTGGGAGGGAGACGAGCCGCTCAACCGACCATTTATTGACGAAGCGATTTATGAACTGCACGTGGCGGGTTTTACGCAGAATCCTAACTCCGCTATCGCTGCAAAGAAGAGGGGAACCTTTGCGGGACTGATCGAGAAGGTTCCCTATCTCGTGGAGCTGGGCATCAAGACAGTCGAATTGATGCCGGTTCAGCAATTCGACCCGCAGGCCTCCCCAACCGGCACCAATTATTGGGGCTACCAGCCATTGGCTTGGTTTGCTCCACACCAAGCATACAGTTCACAGCCCGGTGTGCTGGCGGCGGTTACAGAATTTCGCGATCTTGTCAAAGCCCTGCATCGGGCCGACATCGAAGTCATACTCGATGTGGTGTTTAACCATACGGCCGAAGGAAATACGAGCGGACCAACGTTATCGCTGCGCGGCATCGATAATCCCACGTACTACATTCTCGATCCCGCCAACCCCGCGAACTACGTCGACGATACAGGCTGCGGAAATACCGTGAGCGGCAACAAATCGGTCGTGCGGCGAATGATTCTCGATTGCCTGCGACATTGGGTCGAGCACATGCATGTCGACGGGTTCCGCTTTGATTTGGCGGCGAGCCTTTCTCGCGGCGAGGATGGCGAGCCGTTAGCGCATCCACCCATTTTGCTTGATATTGAGGTCGATCCCGTCTTGGCGGGAACCACGATCATTGCCGAAGCCTGGGATGCAGCCGGGTTGTATCAACTCGCCCATTTTGGAACCGACCGGTGGGCGGTCTGGAACGGGGCATTTCGCGACCACGTTCGACGATTTCTCAAAGGCGACACGGGAACCGTCGACAAACTGGCCGACAACCTCGTCGCCAGCGCTAATTTGTTCCACGAGCCGGATCGTCTGCCCAACCGCAGTGTGAACTTCATTACGGCCCACGATGGATTTACGCTCAACGATTTGGTCAGCTATGAAGAGAAACACAACGAGGCCAACGGCGAGCAAAACCGCGATGGGTCGAACGATAATTTTAGTTGGAACTGCGGCGCTGAAGGAATCACCGATGATGCCACCATCGAAGCTTTGCGGCAGCGGCAGAGCAAGAATTTTCTAACAATTCTGCTGATGTCCGAAGGACGCCCCATGTTGGCCATGGGGGACGAAGTCCGACGTACGCAACAGGGCAACAACAATGCCTATTGCCAGAATAACGAGATTTCCTGGTTCGACTGGGATGATGTCGACCGGCACGCGGACATCCGCAGATTTGTCGGCAAGTTACTTCATTTCCATCAAAACTTGGTGATTTTCCGGGATCACATATATTGGGGACACAACGGAAACAGTATGATTCGCTGGCACGGCGTGCGATTGGGAGAGCCTGATTGGGGCGAAGATTCGCACGCCATCGCCTATGAATTAACGCACGATGAGACCGGAGACCATGTGCACGTGATCCTCAATGCATATTGGAAGCCACTCGATTTCCAGTTACCCCCCACGGCGGCAGGACGTGAATGGCGGCGAGTGGTTGATACCGCGTTCGAGTCGCCGCAAGATTTTTGCGACCCGCCGGCCGTGCTTCCCAACGGCCAGTCACAGTACGCCTGTCAAGCGCGGTCGTCGGTCGTGTTAGTGAGTGTTACGGTTTAA